In Setaria viridis chromosome 5, Setaria_viridis_v4.0, whole genome shotgun sequence, the genomic stretch CATGCTTTGACTCGGGGTGCTTGATCTTAAGTTAAAGTTTCGTATCGaatcttcggatgctaattagctaattagaagaactaaacaagCTAATTATAAACTCCATCTGTATTTATAATTAGCTTTAGAATTAATATATAtgtaatactcctaattagtatctaaacatttgatgtgatatgtACTGAATTTTAGTCCGAACCGTCAGCTCGTAAGTAGGCGGCGATACGCCGTGTACTGGCTGTAACCATGACATGCTTCAAGGTAGCAAGTATTTCCACTTCCATCCTTGGAAAATGGAGGACGACGTAAAAGACGGATGACATGATCGCACACGTCAGTTGGTCGTAGCGCCATTATCTAGCTAGTGCGAGTCCTGTTACGTTAATGGGCCGAATCCAGACTGGGATGCTCACAGGCCATTGGCCTTGGCCTACTTACGAGCGATCGCTGGGCAGCAGCACCCTTGGGCCTTGCTTGGTTTTGACTTTAGATAttaagttcattttactccccttACTTGTTTATTTTGTCCGCTTAACCCTTTGAAGAAAATTTAGGCTCATTTTACTCATCTAAACTATTCCATTTGATTCAATCTGCCCTaattatatttattattttctatttcttcacgtaaaagttgagttttaatttcatattttgtcgacattagaaaaatatattagaattttttcatgattacttttcatacagttttatatatctaagatcaatttcgtattaaatattcctaacctatgaaaataaccataaaaaaattcttagtataatttttaacATAAAGCATCATGTTTGATATCTGCTCACAAAATTCAACTCGTGtagagagaaacaaaaaagagaaatctaattagaggtAGATTGGACAAATGAAACAGTTCAAGGGAGTAAAGTAAGTCaaaattttgttcatggggTTGAGCGGATAAAgtataggtgaggggagtaaaatggatgTTTTCCAGCCGATTTTGCTGTCTAAAGAAAAGATTAATAAGTCATTAAAGAAGATCGATGAGTGGACTCGACAATCACTTCCATGGCACGCGCATGATCATACATCACCACGCAACACAATCAATACATAAAAAGCCATGGAATCGCAGCTGCAGACCCTGACTGATGAAACAAACGTTAGAGCACAAGCGGTAGTGGCCACCTCACGCGTCGACGTTGGTGACGGGCCCTCGGAACCAGAACCGGGCGTGCAGCGCCCACGCGGCGAGGCTGAGCAGCAGCACGCCCCCGACGGCCGCCGGCGTGTAGTTGAAGTTGCCCACGGCGACGGGGTACGCCACCGGCAGGCAGAAGAGCACGGTGACGAGGGCCACCCAGGCCACGGCGACCCagccgacggcgacgccgtACCTCCCGAGGTGGAACGGCCCCGGCACGAACGAGCTCCGGGCCGCCGTTACGCGGAAGAAGATGGGCAGCGCGTAGGCGATGTACATCCCCAGCGTCGTGATGGACACCATCGCCTGGAACGCCACCTGGCTCCCCAGCGACTGCCATTGTTCATCAACAGAAACGTGATGAAACGACatgaacatatttttttttctacctACATCGTGGCATGTAGTTCTAGAGAGACGAAATCACACGACCGTGAGGGCCATGACGAACGCCATCGAGACGGAGAGCCACACGACGTTGAGCGGCACCTCCTGCTTGTTCACCTGGTACCAGACACGCGAGAACGGCATCGCGCCGTCTCTCGAGAAGGCGTACCCCATCCTGCATAAATGCACTTGCAGTACTGCATTAGTGGCCATGTTTTACCCTTAGTTTCTTTTGTTAGCATGCGATCGTGCACCTTGAGTTGCTGGTCACCGACGCCGTGCCGCAGAGGAATATGGCGACGGCCATGGCGGCCAAGCAGGCGATCCCCCCGACGCCGCTGCCGAACCTCCTGTGGAAAATACTGTACAGGGCCTGGGCGATGGCGTTCCCGCCGGCGTCGTTGTTTGGGTCCAGGAGGAAGGGGATGTCGGTGACGATGGATGTTAGGGACACCAGGTAGATCCATCCGAAGACGCTCGACAGGGCAACTGAGACGACGATCCCCATTGGGCCACTCCAGGCCGCGTTCTTCGTCTCCTCGGACTGCATTTATTCGTAAAAAAATACAAGGATCAAAGTAATCTTCAACCTTCAACTAATATCTTGTGTGTTACTACTAGCCTGCGTATTTATCTTGTGTGTTACTACTAGCCTGCGTATTTTGTATTAAGAAGGAAAAACGTTTCGCGGGTCaaccgggcgcacgcacacggaGATGAAATCTTAGAGTTACATTTGAAATTCAACAGAGCAACCATGAGGATTTACTACTATTTACCATGTGGGCGGATGTGTCGTATCCGAGGAGGGAGTATTGGCTTGTCAGCAAACCAATGGCTAGTGTATAAACCTTGCTGTGGATCCCCACACCATTGTCGGTGTAGCAGTGAGTGAAAACAAACTCCATGCTTGCCCTCTCCTTAGCAACCGCCGGAACCAATACCGTCAAGGCAAATACACCTGCGTTATGATCATGTCACCGTAACCATCGTGTATGTGTGGGTGCATCCACACATGCTCGTAGATGAAAatataagaagaagaaaaaaagaatccaTTTCCACATACCTGCAAGATTCCAGAAGGCTCCAAGTTGGCCAAACCATGCCAGCCAGTGGATAGAGAGGCTGTTGATCAGCCCGTGTAGGATCAAGATGGCGCAGTAGATGGCCAGCACGACGTACTTGGAGGCCATGTATCCGCCACCATTGGCTCCGCCGGTGCTAAGCAAGACGATCACCTGGACGAACTGTGCTAGCGAGAAGTCCACGCTCGCGGTGCAAGCCCACTGTGTGTGTGACAGGTTACCCAAAGAAAGTAGAGTGTCAATGGACTCATGAGTCATGTCCTGACTCCTGACTAATAACGATTCAGATAATCCCATGCTTCAGTCTTCCAATGATTCAGGTAGAGAATCGGAGACATGCCAGTGGAATGACGTGCACTAGCGGCCAGAGGACAGTTCTGCTCAACTTGACTGCATTGAGCTCAGCTGCAGTAGTTGCTGACTGCTGTTACGGCACGCTACTGATGAGTATACCAAAAATCTTGGATGTTCATTTTTAGAGGCAACCTTTTCACGAAAAAATATCTTTTAGAGAGAACCGTACGTCTAACTGGATGATCCGTTACCATATATGGTGTCTTTGCATTGGCTATGCGTTGTAATTTTAATTTTACAGTTCAATGCTTAATTAGTCTACACCTTTGACTCAAAAGATCAAGCAGACGTAACACTGGAACCTAGTCCAAGTTGGCTGCCTGCCTAAGAATTGTAGCTAGCAGCTGATGGATTCGGTGAAATGAAAGCGTACCTGGCCCACGATGTTGAACCTGCGCAACATGACACAGGATTAAACATAGTAACTAGTACTTGACGGACGATCATTAGAGAAAACGTCATTTTTGTCGTCTTCACTGTGAAAGTAACATAAATAAAACGAAAAGGTATCCTAATTCAACAGGTGGATAAAAAAACGGAGTCGTGCGTTACCATCCGGTGACCCAGGAAGCGAGAGGCGCCCAGTCCTCGCCGGCGAGCTTGGCGCTCCAGTAGTAGAGCCCGCCGGAGGTCGGGTACGCCGAGCAGATCTCCGCCATGGACAGCGCCACGCAGCCGTTGAACGCCGCCACGACGAGCCAGCCCAGCGTCATGGACGCCGGCCCGCCGTAGCGCAGGCCGGTGTTGTAGGTCGTCGTCACGCCCGCCAGCACGGAGAtgatggagaaggagaaggcgaagTTGGAGAGGAGGCTACGACGACGTGAGACCCAGCTGGGTAAGAAATTGCTCGAGGGACCTGGAACGAAACTACATGGTGTGCAGAACACGTACGAGAGGCCGCGCTTGAGCTCCTGCTTGTATCCGAGCTGCTGCAGCCGCGCtcggtcggcgtcggcgacgggcagctcgagctcggcggcggagCGAGGAGACATCGTGCGTTGTCTAAAGGCactctgcaggctgcagcagtgTACGTAGTGCAGGTTGCTAGCTACTCGCTGCTCCCGGGACTCGGGTTGACAGGGCCACTAGAGCTCACTACTAGTAGTGTCTGTGCCTAGCAGTAGGCTTCAGTTCACCTGGAATTATTAGAGATTTTTCTTCATGCGTAACAAGGTAGCAGTGAAAGTCAACAGAACGACCGGAACTGTGAAAATTAGCAACGCATGGTTGCACTTGCACCGCTTGGGCAAGTCCATCCGTTTCGACCGATGATTGCACTTCGCATTTCTTGACTGACTTGAAGGGGGTAACTTAGTTGTATGATTGCGATGATTGGTGTACCGTCAGCTGCATCAGTTCAGTTGATCCTCACGCTCAGATCTTTCAGCTCTACTTGCTCTGAATTCAACTTGAATTTTAATGACGGGTGCAACTATTATTCGTATCCCACCCAAAACTAGCTAGTGTTCAACAATTCAAATTCAAACGTCCCAGCCAGGACCACCGAGAACAGTCACACTAACGAGCACAAAAATGAACTTGCAAACCGATAGTATATTGAGGCAATTCCTTATACACCACTAAAAAAAGTTTGTAATTCCATATGTACCACTAGAAAAGTTCTGACGCCACTGGTGCCATCAGTTCAATTTTGTTCAGTGGGAACGGGAGCTCACGGCGTGCCGAAATGTCCATTTTCGCCTTCTActccccttctcttctctctGCCTCGCACGATTTCGTCTAGCTGACGCCGCTCATCGCTCCGGCCTGCACTCTTCTTCATCTTGGGCTCAGCCTCCGGAGTTCGGGGACCCCAGCCGGCCGTCCAACTTCGCTCGCTGCGCTGTCGGCCGCCCTCGCCAGCGCCGTGTTCCCGCTGGCGGCGCGGCTCGACTCCTCCCGTCCTCCCGCGAGTGGGCTGTCTCCGTGCTTGCCGTCTTCGTGTCCTCGGACACAGCGTGCCAATTCCTGGTGTTGCAGACTCGCAGCAGTCCGCCACGCCTCCGCCGTCGTTGTGCAAATTGTGCCCCACCTCTGCCGCGTGCTAGAGTCCGGCGGTGCCGGGCTGCCGCGGCGTCCCACGACGCGACCGTGAGCGGGAGCAGCGCCGCCCGCAACGCTACTCGTTGCCTGCACGGGCAGGACATCCGCCACCCAGGCCACGGCGGTTGGGGCGCTCCGGAACCTAGCCGCATTCCCGGACCTCCTCCCGTGGTTCCGCGACGACCGACGAGGGCGCGCTGCCACTcctgctgcaggctgcagcaggtCTCCCTCGGCACCCTGCGCGCGTGGAGCTGTGTAGCCCTCTGCCTCCAGAACCTGACCGCGCCAGCGACTGTGTGATGAGGGGCAGCAGCTCCAGGTCGAGGCTTACAGATGGGCCCAAAGCTGTAAGAGGGGCATCAAGCAAGACGAAGCGGCATACTGACTGACTGAATAATGACCGGTGAACTGAAATGAAACGATGGAAGGGCCAAATGGCCATTTGTGAAAAGAACTGACACGCAATTGGAGTTTCACGGCAACAGAGCTGACGGTAATGGACGGCAGTGGCACCGAGGTATCCAAAAAATTGATACGACGGTTGGAAAGGTAACAAAACTTTTTTAATGGCACGTAAGGAATTGTGAACTTTTTTGGCTCATAAGGAATAGCCTCTAGTATATTAGCATGTGCGATCAACCGTGAACGATCAGTCGGTTGTTCAGCCAGGGCGCACGGCAATCGCTTATCAGTTTTtgcaaaagattttttttattacagACAGCAATTCCACACAATAACTACAAGGCTGCCTTCATATTTTAGCACCAATGTGAATTGCGACAGAGAAATAGCACCAAAGCATTTCCATGTCAAAAATTACAACATGAACAAATAGATAAGTTCCACACGCCCCACTTTAGGATTAACATACCACTTCGAGGTACCACTTGGCATTCTCAAACAAGCATTTCCGCCCGCGCCCCCCACCCCCCTAGAGGTGAACTAAGACAGCACTTGACAGTAACGAGACGCACAGCATGTTCAGTATGGTCGGTATCGCCAATCCCCTCTTGATCTGCTGCTTCCGCTGCTGGGGCCATACCCATACTGGAACATGACATGGATTGATCATCAGATGATGCCAAATACGCAAATATGGTTGACAGCAACAGAGAATTTAAAGATTACTGTTTCGCAGGACCTAATCAAACAATTTCATTTATACTATATAACATGAGAGTGCTTACATTGTAATCTAGACTGCCACAGAACCTGCCAAAAGATCGCATTGAACCATAAGCACCATAAAGGTCCATGGGATCAATGTAAGCACCACCAGTTGAATCGTTCTCAAGCGGTGCAGCTGTGTCTATTGCAACCTGAAACAGCGGAACATCGTATTACATTTCTTCCCCAGATAAGGTCAAGACTGTTTTTATACTATGCAACAGTAAGGGAATGCCAGAGGCCTTACCTCATGCCCCAGAATTTCATGGCTTCTGCGAGCTACCCGTTCTGCCACACCCTCATCAGCGAAGGTGACAAAACCAAAACCTCGGTGGCCACTTCTTTTAGGGTCCTACAAGGGGATTTGAAAACTTCATTAATATAAACAATATGCCATGACATGACAAGCAGTAGCAGCCTTAGCCTCACCTTTGGAATATATGCATCTACGATTCGACCAAATCTGCCAAAGTAATGCCTTAGGTCATCTGTGTTTGCTTCTTGTGGAAGCCTACCAACAAATATCTTCTTGCCAACTGCTTGAGAGGATCCATAATACCCTCCTGGTTGATGCAAGTCAATGGTGAAATACTTAGTCCA encodes the following:
- the LOC117857760 gene encoding LOW QUALITY PROTEIN: amino-acid permease BAT1 homolog (The sequence of the model RefSeq protein was modified relative to this genomic sequence to represent the inferred CDS: substituted 1 base at 1 genomic stop codon) — protein: MSPRSAAELELPVADADRARLQQLGYKQELKRGLSLLSNFAFSFSIISVLAGVTTTYNTGLRYGGPASMTLGWLVVAAFNGCVALSMAEICSAYPTSGGLYYWSAKLAGEDWAPLASWVTGWFNIVGQWACTASVDFSLAQFVQVIVLLSTGGANGGGYMASKYVVLAIYCAILILHGLINSLSIHWLAWFGQLGAFWNLAGVFALTVLVPAVAKERASMEFVFTHCYTDNGVGIHSKVYTLAIGLLTSQYSLLGYDTSAHMSEETKNAAWSGPMGIVVSVALSSVFGWIYLVSLTSIVTDIPFLLDPNNDAGGNAIAQALYSIFHRRFGSGVGGIACLAAMAVAIFLCGTASVTSNSRMGYAFSRDGAMPFSRVWYQVNKQEVPLNVVWLSVSMAFVMALTVVXFRLSRTTCHDVGRKKNMFMSFHHVSVDEQWQSLGSQVAFQAMVSITTLGMYIAYALPIFFRVTAARSSFVPGPFHLGRYGVAVGWVAVAWVALVTVLFCLPVAYPVAVGNFNYTPAAVGGVLLLSLAAWALHARFWFRGPVTNVDA